Genomic DNA from Garra rufa chromosome 18, GarRuf1.0, whole genome shotgun sequence:
CCGATTAGTTGTTGGAGTGCGCTATCGGAACTCTACAAACTGGAAAGGCCGTACAAAGGTGCTGGATAATCCTGAAAATGCTTGCTCCTCGACATAAAGGCCACTTTTTCCCCACTAGTATCAAGTAACTGATACCATATTGGAGAAACAAACACTTGTTGACAGATCAGGATCTCTTTTCTCGAGTTTCTTTTTTCacctttataaataaattattctatttttttctttttaataacttATTTTACCACGGACAACCTACTTCAAACACAGTACATGCTTATCTCCGGCTAAATTGGATACAAACCCATTAAGGTAACTTGTTTCTTTAACATTTAATAACATTATGCAGTCTTGTAACGTATCGCACTGTGCGGAGTAGGCTCTCTTTGAACTGAATGACTAACTTGTGCAAAACATCTGCAGAGGTGATGGGCTCTACACTTCTGGAGGAAGTTGTACTGCTTTGTCATTCAGTGCCAGGCATGTCTCGAGGCATTCCCCATCATTTGAGGCCTGTTCTGGACAAAGTTGTTCTTTGCCCCCATCCTCCAGAGGTGGAGGTACTTCGACAGACAAGCTCTTGGCTGAATCCTGCCCGCAGGTTTCTTGTTTTTGCCGATCGCTCTCCGTATCTGGATCCCCACCTTCGCTCACCACCTCCTCTACTTGCGCAGGAAGTGTCTCAAAGGCTGCTGTCTCTACGTGACCTACCTGATAATACAGGACAGAAGCAGGGTCTTTGAGGAGCCTCTGCTCGGTCTGTTCATCCTCATGATTCTCTGTAATACACAGCAGGGTGGCACCTTCAGGAAAAGGTCCTTCCAGAAGGACTCCCTCAACACCTTCCATGCCCTCCATCCCAGCCTGGCTGGTGAGGGCACCCTGCAGGAGGCAAAGGGTTGGGTCAGTGGTCTGCGCCTCCTCGACCTGCTGCTCTTCTTGTTCCAGTCTCCTTTCCCGTTCCTCTGCACTCTGTAGGTGAAGCACGGCTGTTTCGTTCTCACGCTCCAGGCTGTCGCATTGCTCCTCTTGCAGCTCCTGAATGCTTTGGCTTTCCACCTCCACATCCGAGTCCAAGGGAGAAAGAGACAGAGATGGCGAGGAGACTAATTCTGTCTCTTCCCCACAGTCTTCTCCAGACCTTACACCCAACAGGCTTCTCTTTTCCAGGTCAAGCTTCATGACAGTGTGAAGATAGTGGGTACGCACACGAAGAGGGTTGAACTCAATGCGTCCGGCTGTATTACCACAACCGTCACGGGTGCAGCCACATGGGAAGGACATCCGATCCACCTTTGGGGCAAGGTGCAAGAGAAAAAGCATGTGTTTTATTTGAATAGGATAACAGGCAAAATCAGGAGTGTCTTATCTTGCTTCTGGAGGACCATCTTTCTAGCATAGTTTAGCTCCAGTCCCAGAAACTTGTAGGCAGGTGTGccagagctaaactctgcaacaAGGTGGCCCTTTAGAAGCAGGATGGGACACCCCTGTCCAAGTCTGTCTTTTGATTACAACGTGCCCTACCTGGCACTTAATTCCAGCTTGGCTGCAGCCACAGTGCCGAGGGTCGCAGTAGAAACGG
This window encodes:
- the csrnp2 gene encoding cysteine/serine-rich nuclear protein 2; the protein is METVSSRALKRRFEEVDSGSPCSTPKDSDDDISSSDSADSCDSLNAPSSSLTPPSILRRHKASLGRKQVRFDAVTVYYFSRRQGFTSVPSQGGSSLGMARHHCAIRHYTLGEFAREQESSHKHVLRQHLRQEKLNARKLKLTRNGTVDCPEAELLTLDDISDEDLDVESVEVDDCFFLQPLPTKRRRALLRASGIARIDAREKAELRAIRLSREECGCDCRFYCDPRHCGCSQAGIKCQVDRMSFPCGCTRDGCGNTAGRIEFNPLRVRTHYLHTVMKLDLEKRSLLGVRSGEDCGEETELVSSPSLSLSPLDSDVEVESQSIQELQEEQCDSLERENETAVLHLQSAEERERRLEQEEQQVEEAQTTDPTLCLLQGALTSQAGMEGMEGVEGVLLEGPFPEGATLLCITENHEDEQTEQRLLKDPASVLYYQVGHVETAAFETLPAQVEEVVSEGGDPDTESDRQKQETCGQDSAKSLSVEVPPPLEDGGKEQLCPEQASNDGECLETCLALNDKAVQLPPEV